Below is a window of Schistocerca cancellata isolate TAMUIC-IGC-003103 chromosome 4, iqSchCanc2.1, whole genome shotgun sequence DNA.
CATACACAGCTAACACATGGTTACTTCCTCGACAGCGATGACCCAtctcggtgtcactgtggctcacaaatgtCACCCATCTCtttctggactgcccacttttagcagctctgtggcggacttttaactttcccagcaccctaccttctgtgttgggtgacaatgcctcaacagcagtttTTTTATtcttgagggtgggttttatcatatgATCTAAGTATTTGCTCATGTTCTTTGTCCCCCTGTGTCCTCCACTCTAGTGTTTTCAGGGCAGAGATTTTAATGCGTTGCAGACTGGCTGGCTTCTCATTTttgttctcatggtcagccagccatagtaatctcttgttttgatctcttcatgTTTTTTGCATCTCTGTGGTTTTGTGAGATTTTGTCCAGTTTAGTGTTTGCCTttctcattcttgtggttttctccttttttccagcTTTGTTTTGTATGTATCGCTTATTTtgctcccacccttgtggaattattttaattcgAACGAGTGAcctatgacctcgcagtttggtccctccacGTCCTTTAAACAAACCAACCCAAATGAAATTCTGTATTCCACATTAAAAATTCGCCAACTCGAGTCACCTGACACTGGATTGTTGGGTTTTTATCGATGTACATTTGATTCAGCGTCTTTCCATTGAAGTCTTCTGGAAGGTAAGTTTCAGATGCCTTAGTCAAAAAACGTGACTGGCGGCGGTGGAGTGACTGAATACGCTCATGAATTCCATTCCTTGCCATCGCTCATAGCATGACCCGATTTTTGAACTTGTTCCTCCCGTCTGATAACTCTGCCACATTCTTTTAACTGTTCCTGGATAGTCTGCTTCGCTAGGACACTTTGAGGACTCCTTCTCTAAGAGTTTCACATCAACCAAACCACTTAAATATATCCTCAGTGCATCGCGATCAGGTAAGACATCGAACTGTTCCATAACACACAAAATACACTTTCAAAACATTTTAATCTGGTACACCTACAGTCCTCATTTTCCATGTGTTTGTATCataatatttaaagaattttatCTACCGTGCTTTCGTCCCTCCTTAGCATTCTGAATTGTTGTTGACTTGGATCTTCATCCTATTTTACAGCAACCTTCAGAGTGAGTAAAAACAGTAACACAGCTTCACTAACAATGATCAACAGGCCTTCCACTGAATTCAATAACGGAACTAGGGAGTCACCAATCACACCAACCCACAGGCTAAAAGTATTCTAAGGGAAGCAGAATggtccatttttcataaaaccagaaGACTCTCATCGGTTTTCAGTCTTCCCAGGTATTTTTATTCGTGATTAATACAGGACCTTTAGTATTTTTAACACTTGTCTCTACAACATGCGCCATAatcccaaaattacaaaaatggacaTTCGTTATCTCTAAAGTCTTCGCATTTGAAAGTAGTGATTACTCTAGTGCCTTGAAAACGCTTCTACAGGACATTACACTTAAAGCAATTCCTATTTTATACTTCTGAAATTCGAAAAATTTCTTGGCTTTCGGTTAATGATTCTGTATGTCTATTCACATTACAAATAGGTTTGTTTGAGCACTTCTGTGCATCGCGCCTTTCAGCTGAAATTGAGTTGTAATGCCAATGATTTACATGTGGGTAGAGCTGTAGTTAAGCTGGCTAGGTCTGTCATACAGAAGGTGAAGGGCTGTTCATCAAAGTAAACATGACAAGTTTCTGaattttccatcttcagaaatccaaATGCAAAGTTTGCACAGGGACTGTACTCAGTAAAGTTGTGTGCTGGTAACGCCTTATGCTACCTTGCATTTGCATTTCTGGAGACGGAAATAATTCCGAAACATGTAAAACATACTTCGTTGTCTTTGTCCAGCTGCGATGACTTTATGCAGCCTAGGTAGATCAACTACAGATCTACGCATATTACTAAAATGGTCGATAGCCTCCTATGCCACTGAGACCTTCATGACCAAGTCAGCCTTTTCCGGTTGCCATACTTCACGCACGCTGTGAGTAAATGAAAAGTTCTGAAAGGCATATAGTGTACTTAGAAAGTTTGATGACAGCCAACTAGGAACCATGTATATGAAAATCTTCATAACTGAACTTCCTAAAATATTACTTGATATGCTATTGATGACATTTttgtatcatccacaaacaaaacaaacttggcatctggtaacgtAAATTACGTTTAATGTACACAGGAAAAGAAGGGCCTGAGGGAACCTCGTGGGAGAAACTTAATTAGTTCCTATTTGCATGACGGATAACTCAATCCAAAACTTCTTCCTACAGTCCTTCTTGCCAACTCGAAAGATTGAAACATGGTTAAACTTTTCAGTGTTATTAAAAGGATGTTTTTAGTCAAATCCAGTTTTTTCTTTGGTGTCTCCTGAGATACGTAACGAAAGTACGCGTTGTTCGCAGGACGCAGTGATGAGACGTTCGATGACACCAGAAGAGCTCCGGCAGCGAAGCGAAACGTGCCGTCGGGAGCGGCAGCATCTCCTTCGTTACGCCATCTGGAACAGCAGGAGAATAAGGGAAGCGCAGGAGAAAGAGGACGAAGGGCAGGCTGTCGCGGCTGGCAGTGCCGCAAATTCATCAAAACAGGATGATAAACAAAAGCCTAAGCGGCTGGCGCTGCAGCCGATCCAAAACACTTCCGAAAATTCGCGATTAGCAGGCTCTTGTGGCAACGCAAACTGCAGAACCGACGAAGACGCCGACGACACTTCGAGCGAATCCAGTGACACCAGCGCATCAGATCCAGACAGCGACAACTCGGAGAACCTGTCGGATAGGGTCTCCAAACTCGACCGCTCGGAGTACCGCCCCCTACTGAAGAAATCGTACACAGAAAGGTTGTCAGAAGCCGAAATGGATAGCGATTCCAGCAGCGACGAGTCCGACGACAGCTGGTCGGACTGTGAAGATTTGGACGAGGGTGATTGTTCATGTTGCGACATAACAACTCGGCGTGCTTCTGGAGACTCCAACGAAGATCTAACAGCATGTTTCCAGGTAAGCTGCAAACTAGTTTGAAACTGTTGCATAATTGATCTACATAGACAATACCCAACCATGGTGTGGGAAAGAATAACTCATTAAGCGTCGTGTAATAGTCCCAGGGGGCTAGCCACTCCCTGGTGGGCTTGTGCGTGGCtgccatggggccccagcctttgcagcatttctcCCATTCCGAGCTGCATGCTATAGTCTTGctattttttcccctcccttgggaaacATATCTGGCGTGTTACTGGGAATGTTCATTGCCTGTCGCTGACATAAGAAGTCTCACCttatgctccttttttttttttggttccctTCTCCCGTACGTTCACTTCGGTGTTTGAGGTTCGTGTTTTTCTTCCTCCCTTTGCGATCCTAAAAGCGTAACAGGTGACAAGGTAACGTAATTCTCAGCCCCACATAGACAGGTAGGGTTCACACCTACCCCTGGTGTAGGCCAGGCGCAGGGAGGGGTGATGGCGGGAGCTGCAGCTTGCCCAAACTGCCTATTGGTCTGTCagttgtttgggaggtgtgacctgaggtgtgaacaaataCCTAACGGgggtgtgcccccttgtgaaggTGGCCCTCAGTTAAAAGAAGTGCTCCATGGAAGATGCTGGCCGTCAAGTGGGGTTTTTCTCTTACTGAGTCAATCTTCTCAATCAGTCTACAAAACGTAAATTTAATGAGGCTGATTCAAGGACCCTTCCCATTTCACCACAGATGTTCGTGGTATCACattctgaagatggtcagtccttcatcGGGGTAAATCATTTTATTAATCAAATAGGTGTTGATAAAATTActagccctgtgaaatcctgatctcgtttacagaatggcactttgcttttggagactacttcggCTTCTCAAGcccaactgcttgctgcctcgcttctccatggctaccctgaaagtgtcgaggcccatagaacttcgaattcttcccatggtgaaATTTACACCTGGCTCCTCTACGTCTGTTGTAATCCAATCCTATCTGTCTTATCAGGGTATCATTGTCatccatcatgtaatgaaaaacAGATCCCTCCTTCATGCCCACCTGCACTACTATCACGTCAAAGATAAAAGCAGGTTATGAAATTGAGGCTGGATGTACATTCTGAACCTAATGCGCTGCTCCTAGTGTcattttcaaccacactagaatgtcttctcaacacccagccaaatgtaaCACGTTgtagggatgcacatgagggcgATTATCTGCCTCGATCTCCCTGCTGTGTAAACAGCAGTCACGGCCATACCGCCTCTCGGGACTGTATTGCtcttacccactatacctcggagcggtctgacctccccctgtggacggtattccagctcatggtggggtcatgttgctcgttcgggacgatgtctattaccatcccctcccattgaccacccaactccaagcaatagctgtccgtattactctttctgcctttactttttctgtttgtaccgtctacactccatcgtcatcagcagttagtcgggctgacatgatgcacctgatagttcagcttcctccgccgtttttattgtttagcgacttcaatgcccatcatccccctttggggctctcctgcatcctgtcaaagaggctccctcttggcggatgtcttcaaccatctcaatcttgtctgcctcaatactggcgccccgactttcctctccgactctactcatacctactcccacttggacctctcgatctgttctaccactctcgcccgtcggttcgagtggtatgtcctttctgacacctattcgagcgaccacttcccctgtgtcgttcatctcctgcaccacaccccatccccacatcCTTCGatctggaacataccgaaagctgactggggactttactcctccctggcgacctttccggaccacgattttctcagttgtgacagtcaggtcgaatacctcacggctgttatcatcaatgctgccgaacgttccattccttgtactacctcttcttcacgtcgcatttccgtcccctggtggaatgaggcttgtagagacgctatccgtgctcgacgatgtgctttacgcacctttcgccgccatcctacgttggcgaattgtattgtatACAAACGACtcagagcgcaatgccgtagagtcatcaaagacagcaaaaaagcttgttgggcctctttcaccagctcctttaacagttttactccctcttctgtcgtctggggtggcctgcgccagctgtcaggcattaaggcccactcctcggtacctggcctgacttcaggtgatgaggtccttgttgatcctgtggatatctccaacgccttcggtcgctttttcgcggaggtttcaagctccgcccattaccaccctgctttccttcccaggaaagaggcagaagaggctcggcgaccttccttccactcgctgaatctggaaaattataatgccccccttcactatgcgggaactcgaacgtgcacttgaactgtcccggtcctctgctccggggccagatgccattcacgttcagatgctggcacacctttctccggcaggcgaAAGCTTCCtccttcgtacctacaatcgcgtctggaccgaaggtaaagtccccatgcgttggcgtgacgccgtcgtagttcctatacccaaaccctgGAAGGATAGAcgccttccttctagttaccgccccatttctcttacaagctgtgtctgtaaggtgatggagcgcatggttaatgctcggttagtttggattcatgaatctcgacggctacttaccaatgttcaatacagctttcgtcgccgccgctccactGTTGACCacattgtgaccttgtcgacattcatcatgaacaactttttgcgaaagcgccaaacggtcgccgtgttcttcgatttggagaaggcttatgatacctgttggagaggaggtatcctccgcaatATGCACAGGGGGTCTACgctgtcgcctgcccctttttattgattcctttttaacagatcgaaagtttagggcacgtgtgggttccgtattgtccgacgtgttcctccaggagaacggagtgcctcagggctccatcttgagcgtagccctttttgccatagtgatcaatccaattatggattgcattccacctaatgtctctggctctttttgtcgatgacttcgcgatctactgcagtgcccagcgaacatgcctcctggagcgctgccttcagcgttgtctagacagcctatactcatggagtgtggcaaatggctttcggttctctgaagagaagacggtttgcatcaacttttggcgatataaagcgtttataacgttgttgctttattttttggtgtaagcggaactgatagacaataaaagcgggttaaaagctgtgagctgtctggggaagttaaccttgcattactgcgcaactgtttcaccaggtattcagtctagcttaccaaattcccaaccagactaacaccagactaacattaattataatcttttaatagtcataaaacacacacacacatatatatatatatatatatatatatatatatatatatatatatatatatatatatatatatatatatatatatatatagggagaatttaaataaaacggtgtcgtagcaggcggagaggtgatactcagacgtggcgcgtcccaggtggcggataggggggtctttaccggcggacttgagcgaaataaaatagctctcgcggaccaaacactaaacaacctctacggctaacaaccgtagttgtaactcggagcttgctccatacaaggttgactacctttgaaagtcaaacatggaaggaaatctttcaaggaaaaatccaccgcttggcaataaccaaggaagactgcactcggatacggtgggcagtcacctgaaagataacttggatgagtcggagcatctgaaaatacccaaaacggacagacgaccAAAGCTCGAGgcaggacaaataaactacattgcagcacacaatacaaattccctcatacaaccaggcaaactcaaaattctgacggatgaaatggatcgcaaggggattctcataactggacttcaagaaatgagaaatactgatcaggagccgatagaatcacaaggatataggatttataagggaataccagggaagagtcatgaaacagtgtccacaatttggaacaggattcgtggtgagcCTGAAAAtgagtccataatagaatttaaagcacaatctcccaggctctcaacattaactctaaaagctgcaaataaaatgtacacaataataaatgcccatgccccgacaaatgataaaaataataaaaaagaacacagaagaggtagaaaaattttgggagctcttagatcaaacgacgaataacataaataaaaatcacatcaaaattttaattggagacttcaatgcccagttaggaagggaaaagagatagacataatagggaaatggacagcacaaagaagaacaaacaaaaatggcataagactagtggaattttgcagaaaccatgacatgatctcaaagtcgacgtattttaagagaagaccaagtaaactaaaaacttggaaacatccagactggaaaaaaggagaatggcaactggaccatgtctgcatggacaagaattaccacaaggaaatttacaatgtgaaagtactgagagggacagataccggatcagatcattacatgataaaaattaaaattaaattaaccccattagcaaagaaaaaatcccaccagaagaagaagaagaagaagagaacctatgaccctcataaactgatacaaaatgaggattatgaagcacaaaccagggatataaaaataacagatgatctggaagaaataattcccaaattgaaacaaatagctgaacaagttgcccctataaatccaaggaaaaaacgccagtggtggaacgatgaatatgatgaagcagtgttggttcgacaccaagcctggttaaggcatcaaaatgaaaacacagaaaaatcatatttggaactcacaaaacaaaggaagacaacacaaaaaatgagagttaaacgtcagtaccaaaaagatatacttctaatgatagaaacaaatagtgaaaaaacaaactcaagagactattacaaaatatttggcagacaattacaaagatatgatcctccaacattaatgttaaaagataaagataataacctagcccatagcaatagtaaaaatacagaaattctagcagaaacatttaacaagttactaaattgggaagatcccccagaacttcttcagataaacacagaaaccccaattaaaacaccagcagaaaatataaatccacctacaatt
It encodes the following:
- the LOC126184969 gene encoding clumping factor A-like; the encoded protein is MRRSMTPEELRQRSETCRRERQHLLRYAIWNSRRIREAQEKEDEGQAVAAGSAANSSKQDDKQKPKRLALQPIQNTSENSRLAGSCGNANCRTDEDADDTSSESSDTSASDPDSDNSENLSDRVSKLDRSEYRPLLKKSYTERLSEAEMDSDSSSDESDDSWSDCEDLDEGDCSCCDITTRRASGDSNEDLTACFQRMSKRFNAMMTSVNQTRI